The following are encoded together in the Anaerostipes caccae L1-92 genome:
- a CDS encoding alpha/beta hydrolase has product MGRSTRFYAALPKETVGGKLQVLYLLHGGGDNETKWHRRVPVERIFSGLKVLVVMPDGGLSYYTDTVCGENYWTYLSEELPEVIRSYFPVSEKREDTFTAGLSMGGYGAMKLALLKPERFAKAATFSGSLDMVREIGVVMSDTKEREEFLGDYEMDETFYTSIFGDLDKIKGSPADIYHLLEMHRGKTEHLPDIYQCCGTEDFLYRFNLLFKNKLNHMGAGLTFEEWPGGHDWVFWEEALRRSVRWFSFKREYISDGEV; this is encoded by the coding sequence CTGCCGAAGGAAACGGTGGGAGGAAAGCTTCAGGTGCTTTACCTTCTGCACGGGGGAGGGGACAACGAGACAAAGTGGCACCGCAGAGTGCCTGTGGAACGGATTTTTTCCGGTCTGAAAGTTTTAGTCGTTATGCCGGACGGAGGCCTCAGCTATTACACCGATACAGTGTGCGGAGAAAACTACTGGACCTATCTGAGCGAGGAACTGCCGGAGGTCATAAGAAGTTATTTTCCGGTATCTGAAAAAAGGGAAGATACATTTACGGCTGGACTTTCCATGGGAGGATACGGAGCCATGAAACTTGCGCTGCTTAAACCGGAACGGTTTGCCAAAGCGGCAACATTTTCAGGGAGCCTTGACATGGTGAGAGAGATCGGGGTTGTCATGTCCGATACGAAGGAACGGGAAGAATTTCTTGGGGATTACGAAATGGATGAGACATTTTATACATCCATTTTCGGAGATTTAGACAAAATAAAGGGCAGTCCGGCAGACATTTATCATCTGCTGGAAATGCACCGGGGGAAAACAGAGCATCTGCCTGACATCTATCAATGCTGCGGTACGGAAGACTTTTTATACAGGTTTAATCTGCTCTTTAAGAATAAACTGAACCATATGGGGGCAGGGCTTACGTTCGAAGAATGGCCGGGAGGACATGACTGGGTATTTTGGGAAGAAGCCCTCCGCCGCTCAGTCAGATGGTTTTCATTTAAAAGAGAGTATATCTCAGACGGGGAGGTGTAG